In Chitinibacter sp. FCG-7, the genomic stretch GCGATCTGTTTGTCCGCGCCACGATGTTCTGGCAGCTGGACCTGGCTTTTGGCAAGGATTTCTACGCCAAGGTTGGTACCAGCTACCGCAATATGAGCGCCGCACAACGCCCAACGACCGATGCTGCAGAGACCCAAGCCTTCGTCATCGAAGCGAGCCGCGCCGCAGGCTATGATCTGACGCCGTTCTTTACCCAGTGGGGCATTGCGGTAACGACCGACACGCAAACCAAACTGCGCGGCATGGGGCTCAAAACACTGACCGACCCGATCTGGCTTAATCGCGACAGCAAAGTGCTTTATCAGCCACGCTAATTAGGGTATATGGCTACAAGCCAAATACTAGAATAGCTACAGGCCAATACCCATAAAGGTATTGGCCTGTTTTATTTCAACCCCGTAAATCATGGGATTAAGGTGTAAATAGGCGATCCGTTTTGGCTGCCAGCTCGAAATCCATCCGGTGTAGGCCACGGATCTTGTGCGACCACCAGCTCACGGTGAGCTGCCCCCACTCCAGCAGCAACGCCGGATGATGGCCAACGTCTTCGGCCAGCGCCGCCACGCGGTCACACATCGCCCAGGCCTGGGCAAAATTGTTGAACTGATACACCCGCTGCAATTGCAGCACGCCGTCAACGACGACCGGCGTCCAATCCGGGATGGCGCGGATCAGCAACGCCAGCTCTTCGTCGCTCACTTGCGGCGCGCCCGCGCGGCAGGCTTCGCATTTTTGTGCCAGATCGGCAGCCAGATCATCACTCATTGCTTCACTCCTGTGGGTTGTTCAGGCAAAACGTTGTACGGCAGCGCGCACCGTGGCCGCGTAAATCGCGACCGTATCGGCAATCGGCTCGGCGTAACCCCCGCCCATGGTGATTGCCAGCGGCACGCCAAAGCGCTGACAATAATCCATCACCATCTCGTCGCGCGCCAGTAAACCGGCCATGCTCAGATTGAGCTTGCCCAGCCTATCGCCCGCGTAGGCATCGGCACCCGCCAGATAAATCACCAGTTCAGGCTGCGCCAGCGAAAACAGCTGCGGCAAAGCGCCCGCCAGCTCGGCCAGATACAATGCATCGTCGCAAGCATCGGGCAGCTCGATATCCCAATCGCTGCTTTGTTTGTCAAACGGATAGTTATTCGCGCCGTGCATGGAAAAAGTAAACAGCTGCGGCTCGCTGGCCAGCATGCTGGCCGTACCATTGCCCTGATGCACGTCCAGATCAATCACCAATGCACGCTCAATTGCGCCTTCGGCCCGCAGGCACTGCAGCGCCACCGCACTATCGTTAAACACGCAAAAACCACTGCCATGGTCGGCAAACGCATGGTGCGTGCCGCCCGCCAGGCTAACGCTGCAGCCTTGTGCCAATGCGCTGCAACAGGCCGCCAGCGTAGCGCCGGTCGAGGCGCGTGAACGCTCGATCAGCATCGGCGACCATGGCAGGCCGATCACCCTTTGCTCGGCGGCGCTTAATGCGCCATCGCTGACTTTTTGCACATAGGCAGCAGTATGTGCCTGCCGAAGCTGCTCATCACTAATAACAGGGGTATCAACCAGCAAGCCATTGGCAAATTGGGCTACAGCCTGATACAGCATGGGGTATTTGTTAGCCGGAAAACGATGCCCGGCAGGTAGCGGCAAGGGATACTGGTCGGAACGGTAAATCAGCACGGACAACTCACAAAAGAAAGGCGCTCAAAGGGAAGGCGCTGAAACGGGCACGCAAACCGAGTGTGCGCATGATACGGCAAGTGCGCGCCACCGTGCGGCTGGCCGCGGATGGGAGCGGATGGGAGCGGATTGCAGCGAATGCCCGCCAGCTGCGACTTACAGGTGTGCGTGGGTGCCATCGCAAAATGGTTTGGATTCGCTGTGCTTGCAGCCGCACAGGTACACCGTTTCGCTGATTTCGGCGACAAACTTGATGGGGCTCATATGGGTATGCCGATGCGAGCCATCACAGAAGGGCTGGGTGCGGCTATGGCCACAGGCGCACCAGTGGTAGGTTTTTCCGGCTTCAACGTCGACAACATACGGTGCTTTCTGGGTGATCATGGGTTCGGACATGGTGCAGGCCTCCGGCTAAGCGATGAGATTTCAGCCTAGCCGCAGCCTGCAGCAAGCGCAATCAGGCCGCTTGCATATGCGCCACCAACTGCTCCAGCGCCTTGCCCCAACCTTCCTCGAACCCCATTGCCGCGTGCTGCGCGCGGCCGTCGGCATCGCGGTGCGTCACAATCGCCTTGTATAGCGTGCCGCCCGGTGTTGGCGTCAGCTCGATGGTGGCGGTAAACGGAAAATCACCGCAGCTGCTATCGGCAAACGACGGGTTGGGCCGGAAACCGGGCAGCAAGGCATTGGTCCAGACCAGACGGCGCTGGGGAATGATGTCCAGATAGCAGCCGACACCGGAAAACTGCTGCCCTTCCTCCGGGCCTTTCATTTCGGTATGAAACAACCCACCAGGGCGCAAATCGATCTGGCACTCGGTGGTACGCCATGGCGCGGGCGTAAACCAGTGCACAAGATGTTCGGGTTGGGTCCACGCCGCCCAGATCGCCTCGGGTGGCAAAGGGACTTCGCGCTCAAAAGCAAGATCCAGTTGCGGATCAAACTGCTCGCCAGTTGTCGTCATCTGATACCTCGTCCATGCAATCGAAAACCCTGTTTTAGCAGCCCAAGATGACATCTGCAATAAAGCGCGACATCTCAGGCGCAAGCATCCGGCGTCGGTACCCCGTGTTCATCAATCGCCGGCAGTCCATAACGCGCACGTGCGGTATTACAACGCTCATCGCCCACGTCCACTTCGCGGCAGGTGCTAGCGCGCAACTCATAAATGCCACAGCTGGCCGCCTCGCCCACCCGGCCCTGCAAAGCCGTGCAATGCGGCTGCGGCTGATTGGTGCCGCGCATCGCCACCAAAAAAGGCGTCACTGGCTCGACCAGCGCATTGGGCACCGTGCCACCGGGTACGGCATCGCTTTCGCCAAAATAGAAGGACACGCGAAAGCTGGCGCAACACGCGCCGCAGCTCATACAGACATGGCTCATGATCAGACGGACCGTAGAAATCGAATGCCGCGATTTTAATTAAAAAGCCGCCTGCGTGCAGTGCCACGTTCGACCCTACCATGCTCGACGATCTCTCTCGACAATACCGCCGCATGGCAGCTTTCATCAAAAATGCGAAAATAAAACACATCTCGACATCCCTGATTAAATTTGCACTACCAGTGGGATAAGATGGGTCATTACTTTCTGCCCGGTTACTGTCATGAAAACACTTAAAGCTAAAATACGGCTGGTACTGATTTTGCTCACCTCGCTGGCCGTGGTGACGTTCTGTATCTTCAGCTACTTTGAAACCCGCGCTGTCGCCATTGAAGCGATAGATGGCAAACTCACCGCCGCCGCCAATGGCTACCGTTTTATTGTTCCGGAGCAAGTACACGCCCAGCTCACTGGCCGCGATAGCGCCGATCTGAAAGCCATGCGCGCCGAAAGCGTCAAGCTGACCCGCTTTGCCGAATCGCTCGGCCTGCCTTATGTCTACAGCTTTGTATTAAAAGACGGTAAACCGCACTATGTGCTGTCTTCGCTCTCGCCCGAAGAAGAGCGTGACCCGAATGCCGAGCAATACCTCAAAGTGTACGAAACGCCGAATGCTGAGCTACTGGCCGCACTGAATCAGGGCAAGCTCAGCTGGGCCGAATACAGCAGCAGCTACGGCGACTTCCGCTCGATTTACCTGCCGTTTCGCACCGCCAACGGCACCACGATTGTCGCAGTGGCCGATGCCGACCTGAGTGCCGTCAAAACCACCTTGCGAACCTTGTTAATCAAGGAAGCTGGCACTGGCTTGATTCTGATTTTGATCGCCATCGTCGTCTCATTCTGGCTGGGTAATGTGGTAACCCGCCCGCTGGATCGTCTGCTGGCCGCCATGCGCCAGCTCACCAGTGGCGAAGCCGATCTAACCATCCGCCTCGATGATCGCCAGCAAGACGAAACCGGCCGCATCGCCGCCGCGTTCAACCAATTTATCAGCGAGCTGCACAAGCAAATCCGCACGGTAGAAACCGAAAGCACCCGCCTGAATCAGGGCGTGCAGGCGATTGAGCAAGTGGTCGATCATCTGGCCCGCGAATCGCGCTCGCAAGCCGATCTGGTCTCCGAAACCGCCGCCACCATCGAGGAAGTGACCGTCAGCATAGCCCACATTGCCGACAGCACCCATGAGGTCGAACGCGCAGTCAGCCACGCCGACGAAGGCGCACGCAGCAGCGCGCAAGCGATGAACACCATGCAGCAGCGCACCGACGCGATGGGCAACACGCTGCATGTGCTGGCCGAATCGATCAGCCGGCTGGATCACGAATCCAAGCAGATCAACAACATCACCAATGTGATCAAGGACATCGCCAACCAGACCAATCTGCTGGCGCTGAACGCCGCCATCGAAGCCGCCCGCGCCGGCGAGCAAGGCCGTGGCTTTGCCGTGGTCGCCGACGAAGTGCGCAGCCTGGCCGAGCGCACCGCCCGCGCCACGGTAGAAATCGAAACACTGCTAGGCTCAATCTGCGACGAAACCGCCCAGGCCGTCGAGCGCACCACTGCCACCGCCAGCGGCGCCGAATCAAGCCGCCAGATGGTGGGCGACGTGAACACCCGCATCGCCGCCATGCAGCAGGAAATGCAAGGCGTACTCACCCAGATCAACGAAATCTCCGCCGCCACCCGCGAGCAATCGCTCGCCACCGAGCAGATCGCCCAGGTATCCGAGCGCATCAGCCAGCAGGTCAACACCACCGACCAAGCCCTGCAGCAAACCCGCCAAACGCTAGCTGGCATCAACCAGATGGCCGGCTCACTACACGGCGTGGTACGGCGATTCAAGCTGTAATTCTGGCCAGCACCAAAAGCAAAAACCGCCCGGATGGGCGGTTTTTTTATCTGCACACAGCACAGATTGTTTAATCACGCGGGAGATAGCCTGCTGCGCAGGCGGTAAACCCTGACGGCCATTTTTCAAACGGCGCGCGTCCACGGGCAGTCCGTTCTAATTAGCTGCAATGGTAGGGTCGGCTTCAGCCGACCAGCCAAAGCAAAAAAGGTCGGCTAAAGCCGACCCGACAGGTATATTCCTTGAAATCATGCTGGATCTAACATACAGAGCAACACCTAGGCATGTATATGCAAAAATCGTCGGTCTGCGCGGATTCCCCTGTCATCAAGCCGAGCGAGGAACAAGCGGCAAGGGAATTCGGCGGGCTCTGTTTTGTTAAAGCCCGCCGCCTTGCCGATTGTCCGCAGCGAGGCGTGACGGAGCTTGGCAACTTGTTGCCTTAGCGTAGGCCGTGGCCTAAGGCTAACATTTTGCACAGCAAAACTTGATGAGGGGCGGCCTTCTTTGACTTACCTTTCTTGGCCGTTCAAGAAAGTGCCGCGGTGCACAGCCGCCAATCCAAGGTAAATGCGTTGTTGCAAGCAAAGCCTGCTGCGCAGGCGGTGAACCGGCGGTTTCGCCCGCCGGACGAGCAAGGGGCAGTCTTGCCTTGCCCCTTGCAACCCTAACGCGCCCGATCGCCGCGAAACCCCGCTTGAAAAAAGCCCGTCAGGGCGCCGCTACAACTCGCGTTGCGCTAGCGTCGCAACGCTCAAACACTACGCGGCTTAAAACCCTGACGGCCATTTTTCAAACGGCGCGTCTCCACGGGCAATCCGTTCTAATTAGCAATGGGGTATATCAGCCAAAACCAATTCAGAATTAATCTTCAGAGCAAAACCCTGGCATGTATACACCGAAATCGTCGGTCTGCGCAGCTTCCCCTGTCATCAAGCCGAGCGAGGAGCAAGCGGCAAGGGGTTTCGGCGGGCTCTGTTTTGTTAAAGCCCGCCGCCTTGCCGATTGTCCGCAGCGAGGGCATTTTGCGTAGCAAAACTTGATGAGGGGCGGCCTTCTTTGGCTTACCTTTCTTGGCTGTTCAAGAAAGGTAAGTGCCGCAGCGCACAGCCGCCAATGCCCGTTGATTGAATGTTGCAGGTAAAGCAAAACACCGTAGGGCGCGGTTAGCCGAAGGCGTACCCGCCAATCAGCCTCTGAAACCACAAACATCAATCAGCGCGGGTCACGACCCGCCCTACAAGGCTGCCGCCAGTATTTACCGCGCTGGTGAAGCTGGGGCTTGGTTTCCCGTGTAGCGAAAACCGCAGCAAGGAGAGAGACAAACGGCCTTTTGTTTGGCTCACGACGAAGCAAGGGCAGCGCGGAGCGCTTTTCGCCCGGGTCGCCTTCTCTTGCTTACTTCTCTTGGCGAAGCAAGAGAAGTAAGTGCCGCGGCGCACAGCCGCCAATGCGCGTGGATTGAATGTTGCAGGTAAAGCAAAACACCGTAGGGCGCGGTTAGCCGAAGGCGTAACCCGCCAATCAGCATCCGAATTCACAGACATCAATCAGCGCGGGTCACGACCCGCCCTACACGGCTACACGGCTCACCAAAAGTAAAATCCACGGGTTCTTAATGATAATTCTACCCTAGACAAACGAGTATCAAAAATCGTTCTCTTGATGATTTGATCACTCAGCAAAACCTTACACTCATCAATTGTTTGCACAACTTTGCTCAAAATAGCCTTTTCAACAATCAAATCATCCTTACGTCTTTTCAAGTTAACATACATTCTCATTCCATAGCCAACGCTAGAGCCAATCACAAAACAAAAACCAATGTATACAAATGGACGATAATGAGAAAAAACATCAGACTTGAGGTAGGAAATAGAAAAAGCAAAGAGCAAAAGAAAAAAATAAAACCCAATCACAGAAGCAAGAGCCTTCTGAAATGATCTAGATATATCAACCCTAATATCGTTGATATTTTTTGCAATTTGCTCGGCAAGAACTAGCAGCTGCTCAATATCTTCAGTTGCATTATTCATTTATCAACTCCATTAAATTGCAATGTTCTTACCTTGCAACATGCGCAACGGTATCAAAAAAACTACGCAAATAGCTACGATGCAAATCAACATCAACTATTTGGGGGGATATTTCAACACCATTCCAACTGTATTTTTTTGTAAGCGAACTAACGGCCACAACCTCAATTTTAATATTAGCCGCACCAATCACGCCAGTAAGTTTCTCTGATAAAATCTTAGAAAACGCACTATTTCCATGCGGACTATAATAACTCTCAGCCTTAGCCAAATCATTAAAAAATAAATCAGCCTTATTTATTACAATTACGAGCCACTTTGGTAAACCTCCTGAAATTGCGGCATTTCGTATACGCTCGCAAACCTCCGAGAACTCATTCAATTCTTTCTGCAAATTAACACTACGCAATTTATCGATTGTATCCACACCCTCAGCCATTAATGCACTCACACTGGCTGACGTGCGGATTGTTGTATATCCCCAATCAACGACATGAACAACGCCTTCTGCACAAGATTTCGAGGCAAAAGCAACCTCCATACCTAAAATCCGCTCGCGACTATTTTGCCCCGGTATAACATGAACAATTTTAGTCCAGTCACCAATTGAAATTGGTTTAATCTCTACATCTGTAGACGCGGCAACAGGGGAAACCCATGCTAAATCATTTGCTTCACCATGCCATAGAGAAGTTAATGAAGATTTTCCCGATCCAGCCCGCCCCGTTACTACAACATTAACCCGACCGAGACCAAGCATGACTTGAAGCTTTTTCCAGTAAGCTTGGATATCTGAGCGATACTTATAAAGAATAACTCCACCACGAATCGCAGTCCCAACACCAGGTGCGGGCACATCTATTAACTCAGGCATAAATAATCCAACTAGATATATTTTAAAAATAGGCAGAGCCATTTTCTGCACTGCCTAGTATAGGATTGTTACCCCACCTTCTTCTTCAACAACTCCAACGCCATTCCCGGGTTGGCCTTGCCGCCTGAGCCTTTCATTACTTGGCCGACCAAGGCGTTCAGCGCCTTTTCCTTCCCGCTGCGATATTCCTCAATCGCTTTCGGATTGGCCGCGAGTACCGCATCAACAATCGCTTCGATCGCGCCGGTGTCGGTTTCTTGTTTCAGACCATCGCGCTCGATAATCACATCAGCCGCATCGCCGCTTTCCCACATTTTTTTCAAAACGTCTTTGGCGGTTTTGTTGTTGATGGTGTTATCCGAAATGCGACGGATTAAGCCAGCCAGCGCGTCAGACGATACCGGGCTATCGCTAATCGTTTTTTCTTCGCGATTCAGCGTGGCCGAGATGTCGCCCATGATCCAGTTGGCGGCGAGTTTTGCGTCTGCACCAGCGGCAACGGTGGCTTCAAAGTAGGCGGCCAGATCTTTGCTGCTGGTGAGCATCCGCGCGTCGTATTCAGACAGATCGTATTGCGTCGCGAAGCGCGCTTGCATCGCCACAGGCAACTCGGGTAGTTCGCTGCGAACGCGGTCAATCCATTCCTCGCTGATCACCAGTGGTGGCAAGTCTGGATCGGGGAAGTAACGGTAATCGTGCGCGTCTTCCTTGCTGCGCATCATCCGTGTTTCGCCCGTGTCGGGGTTGAACAGGATGGTGGCTTGCTGGATTTTGCGGCCCGATTCGATTTCGTCGATCTGCCATTGCACTTCGTACTTGATCGCCTGCTCGATGAATTTGAATGAGTTCAGGTTTTTGATTTCGCGGCGCGTGCCGAATTCTTTTTGGCCTTCGGGGCGCACTGACACGTTGACGTCGCAGCGGAACGAGCCCTCGCTCATATTGCCATCGCAAATACCAATCCACGTGACCAAGCTATACAAGGCTTTGGCATAGGCCACGGCTTCGGCGGCCGAACGCATTTCTGGCTCGGAAACGATTTCGAGCAGCGGCGTGCCTGCGCGGTTCAGGTCAATGCCCGATACGCCATGAAAGCCTTCGTGCACCGATTTACCCGCATCTTCTTCCAGATGCGCGCGAGTCAGGTTGATGACTTTTTCGTACGGATCACCCTTGGCCGGTTGCACCTGAATCGTGATCGCGCCGCCTTCAACAATCGGCAGCTCAAACTGACTAATCTGATAGCCCTTGGGCAGATCAGGGTAGAAATAATTTTTGCGCGCAAAGATGGATTTGCGATTGATCTTCGCGCCAATCGCCAAACCAAATTGGATGGCTTTTTCGGCCGCCGCGCGGTTCATCACCGGCAAAGCGCCGGGCAGCGCAATATCGACTACCGCGGTTTGCGTGTTCGGCTCAGCGCCGTAAGTCGTGCTGGCGGCGGAGAAAATTTTTGATTTCGTGGTGAGCTGGGTGTGAACCTCAAGCCCGATAACGACTTCCCATTTCATGGTGTGTCTCTCTATTTTTAATGTTGTCCGTCAAACTGGCTGACGGCGATACCAGTAAGGATATTGTTCAATAAACCCGAGTTTGGCATAGAGGGCGAGCGCGGGCGTGTTGGCGGCGACAACTTGCAGCACTGCTTTTTCCGCACCTTGCGCTTGCGCCCAAGCGAGCAAATGCCCAACCAAACGGCGGGCATAGCCTTGGCGGCGTTGTCCAGCAAGGGTTACCACGTCATACAGGAGTACGGTATTGAATTGCACGACCGCCAATGCACACGCGACTGCTTTGCCTTCGTGATACAAAGTGGCAAATTGCGTCGGGCAAGCGTAGCTGCCCAGCATCTGCCGTGCGCTACTTTGATGAGCGGCAGAGACATTATTCAGCGCGACAAATTGTGCAAACCACGCTTCGCTCAGCGTATCGCTGCTTTGCACTGCGGCATCGAAGGCAAAATCACCCGCTTGCAGTGGGCGGGTTTGCACTGAGCTTGGATCGACGAGCTGATAGCCACGCACAGCGAGCGCCTCATCGAGCGATTGCGAAGCAGGCGTGAGCTTGAACACCACAGGCAAACCTTGCTGCTGGTAACGCAGCTCGCAATAGTCGAGCTTTTGCAGCATAGGTAAATCACCTTGCCACAGTGGCGTGACCGAATTAGCGCGCTTGGTGTAGCCCTGTGCAAAGCGCAGCACCCAGCCATCGAGATACTCGCTAGCGAGCGCTGGCCACGCACTGGTGGTCAGCGTTTCGTAGTGCGCAATGCCCGGCGTCTGCTGCATCAATCAGGCCTCGATTCCGGTGTCGTCGTACAAGTCGGCAAGCGTCACGGAAAAATCAATACTGGCTAAATGCAAAGTCTCCTCTGGGGTATAGCCTTTAAAGATCCATTCTCCATTATCTGTACGGCGATACACCTGCACGTATCTGGACTCACCATCAATTAGCACATATTCCTGCAAAGAATCGAGCTGGCGGTAAATTGCGAATTTTTTCCCCAGATCATAACTACTGGTCGAGGGCGACAGTACTTCAGCGATAACTTTGGCCGATTCCAGCGTCGTGGTTTTGGCTTGCACTGGCTCGCAGGTGATGACCAAATCAGGGTAAAAATAGCAATTCGCTGTAGCCACCTGCAGGCGCATGTCGTTCACATACGCTCGGCAAGATGAACCTTTCAAGTGCGGATACAAAGCACGGTGCAAATTCAGTGCCAGCGTATTGTGTGCCGAGGTTCCACCCGTCATCGCATACACCAGCCCGTCGTAATACTCATGACGTTCTTCAGACAAGCTCTCGTGAGCCAGATACTGCTCGGCCGTGATCTTGGATTCAGTCTGTGCGTAGCCCATGCTTTGCTCCGTTTACAGTTGCGGCGCGCGTGAGTGCCAATCGGTGACTTGCTGATATTGGTGCGCGACGCCGAGCATTTTGGCCTCGGCGAAGTAATTACCAATAATCTGCAAACCAATTGGGTGGCCATTGCTCGCAAAACCAACGGGGACGCTCATGCCCGGCAAGCCGGCCAAGTTCACGCCCAGCGTGTAGATGTCTTCCAGATACACGGCGATCGGGTCGGCGTTTTTCTCGCCGATATTCCACGCGGTAGTGGGCGTCACAGGCCCCATGATCACATCGCATTGCTCAAACGCGGCCTGGAAATCATTGGCAATCAGGCGACGGATTTTTTGCGCTTGGATGTAGTACGCATCGTAGTAGCCGTGGCTGAGTACATACGCGCCGGTCATGATGCGGCGCTTCACTTCAGCACCAAAGCCTTCCGAGCGCGTTTGCTCGTACATATCGTCCAGATTGCCGGTTTTAGCGGTGCGATGGCCGTAGCGTACACCGTCAAAACGGCTCAGATTGCTGGAAGCTTCAGCCGGGGCAATGACGTAATACGAGGGGATCGCGAGCTTGGTATTGGGCAAGCTGATGTCGACAATGGTCGCGCCCAAGGCTTTGTATTGCTCTACCGCAGCTTTGATTGCAGCGGCGACTTCAGCATCTAAACCTTCGGCGAAATATTCGCGTGGCAGGCCGATTTTCAGGCCAGCTAACGGTGCATTCAAATCGCGGGTGTAGTCTTCCTTGGCGTGCTCCAGACTGGTGCTATCACGCTCATCAAAACCCGCCATCACGTTCAGCATCAGCGCGCAGTCTTCCGCCGTTTTGGCCATTGGGCCGCCCTGATCGAGCGAGCTGGCGAACGCCACCATGCCGAAACGGCTCACGATGCCATACGTTGGCTTGATGCCGGTAATGCCGCAGAACGCCGCGGGCTGGCGAATCGAGCCGCCGGTGTCGGTGCCGGTTGCGACTGCCGCAAAACCCGCCGCCACTGCAGCGGCCGAGCCGCCCGATGAGCCACCCGGTACGGCCTTGGTATTCCACGGGTTTTTCACCGGGCCGTAGAAGCTATTTTCATTGGCCGAACCCATTGCGAATTCGTCCATATTGGCTCGACCGACGACGACAAAACCGGCTGCGTCGCAGTTTTCAGCCACTTGCGACGAGTACGGCGCGATAAAGTTGTCGAGCATTTTGCTGCCGCAGCTGGTTTTCCAGCCTTCGTGGCAGAAGATGTCTTTGTGAATCAGTGGCACGCCCAACATCGCTCGTGTGTCGCCTGCTGCGCGTGCAGCATCGGCGGCGGCGGCGACGGCGAGCGCTTTATCGGCATCCACCGTAATCAGCGCGTTCAATTGGCTATTGTGCGCTGCGATCTGTTTCAGGCATTCGCTCACCAGCGCCACCGAAGTGGTCGTACCGGCAGCGAGTGCGTCAATTTGCTGTTTTAAAGTGTTCATCACTATTCAGGCATCAGCTGCGGGTTACACCTCACACCTCACACCTCACTCCTCACACGTAATCACTCGATAACTTTCGGTACCAGATACAGGCCGTTTTCCACACTGGGCGCTACGGCCTGGAAGGCATCGCGGCGATTCGGGGCGGTGGCGACATCTTCACGCAGGCGCAACATCACGTCCTGCGCATGCGCCATCGGCTCGATACCGTCGGTGTTGACGGCGCGCATTTCTTCAATCAGCGCAAAAAGTTGATTGAGCTGAGACTGGCTCTCTTGCACCTCATCGTCGCTGACCGCAATGCGGGCCAGTCGTGCAATGCGGCGTACATCGTCCTGTGACAAAGACATGGTCGTATTTACCCCGTAAAACCTTCAATAACGTCAACACAATAGGGTATCATATCGGGTTTGTTTCTCCCACCCGCGCGCTGGTCGCGCTGAAAACGGGAACAAGAGTAGATGTACGTGCGCTGTACCAATGCCGCAACGCAACATCGAAACACCAAATTTCAGGGAATTGATGGGCAAAGCATCGCCGATTGATGCCGCTTTATACCGCTATAGACACGTGAGATTCGCAATGTTTGGACTTCTTTCCGGCTACTTTGCCAACGATATCGCCATCGACTTGGGCACCGCCAATACTCTGATCTACATGCAAGGCAAAGGCATCGTGCTTGACGAGCCATCCGTAGTTGCCATCCAGCAGGAAGGCGGCCCATCGGGCAAGAAAACCATTCTGGCCGTTGGCGCGGAAGCCAAAAAAATGCTGGGCCGCACGCCGGGCAATATCAATGCAGTGCGCCCGATGAAAGACGGCGTGATTGCCGACTTCACGATTACCGAACAGATGCTCAAGCAGTTCATCAAGAAAGTGAACCCAAGCCGCATGTTTTCATCGCCACCGCGCATCGTGATTTGCGTTCCTTGCGGCTCAACGCAAGTAGAGCGCCGTGCAATCCGCGAATCGGCGCTGGGCGCTGGCGCACGTAAAGTGGAATTGATCGAAGAACCAATGGCCGCAGCGATCGGTGCTGGCCTGCCAGTG encodes the following:
- a CDS encoding 4a-hydroxytetrahydrobiopterin dehydratase, with protein sequence MSDDLAADLAQKCEACRAGAPQVSDEELALLIRAIPDWTPVVVDGVLQLQRVYQFNNFAQAWAMCDRVAALAEDVGHHPALLLEWGQLTVSWWSHKIRGLHRMDFELAAKTDRLFTP
- a CDS encoding histone deacetylase family protein; the encoded protein is MLIYRSDQYPLPLPAGHRFPANKYPMLYQAVAQFANGLLVDTPVISDEQLRQAHTAAYVQKVSDGALSAAEQRVIGLPWSPMLIERSRASTGATLAACCSALAQGCSVSLAGGTHHAFADHGSGFCVFNDSAVALQCLRAEGAIERALVIDLDVHQGNGTASMLASEPQLFTFSMHGANNYPFDKQSSDWDIELPDACDDALYLAELAGALPQLFSLAQPELVIYLAGADAYAGDRLGKLNLSMAGLLARDEMVMDYCQRFGVPLAITMGGGYAEPIADTVAIYAATVRAAVQRFA
- a CDS encoding CDGSH iron-sulfur domain-containing protein produces the protein MSEPMITQKAPYVVDVEAGKTYHWCACGHSRTQPFCDGSHRHTHMSPIKFVAEISETVYLCGCKHSESKPFCDGTHAHL
- a CDS encoding SRPBCC family protein; its protein translation is MTTTGEQFDPQLDLAFEREVPLPPEAIWAAWTQPEHLVHWFTPAPWRTTECQIDLRPGGLFHTEMKGPEEGQQFSGVGCYLDIIPQRRLVWTNALLPGFRPNPSFADSSCGDFPFTATIELTPTPGGTLYKAIVTHRDADGRAQHAAMGFEEGWGKALEQLVAHMQAA
- a CDS encoding YkgJ family cysteine cluster protein; this encodes MSHVCMSCGACCASFRVSFYFGESDAVPGGTVPNALVEPVTPFLVAMRGTNQPQPHCTALQGRVGEAASCGIYELRASTCREVDVGDERCNTARARYGLPAIDEHGVPTPDACA
- a CDS encoding methyl-accepting chemotaxis protein, translating into MKTLKAKIRLVLILLTSLAVVTFCIFSYFETRAVAIEAIDGKLTAAANGYRFIVPEQVHAQLTGRDSADLKAMRAESVKLTRFAESLGLPYVYSFVLKDGKPHYVLSSLSPEEERDPNAEQYLKVYETPNAELLAALNQGKLSWAEYSSSYGDFRSIYLPFRTANGTTIVAVADADLSAVKTTLRTLLIKEAGTGLILILIAIVVSFWLGNVVTRPLDRLLAAMRQLTSGEADLTIRLDDRQQDETGRIAAAFNQFISELHKQIRTVETESTRLNQGVQAIEQVVDHLARESRSQADLVSETAATIEEVTVSIAHIADSTHEVERAVSHADEGARSSAQAMNTMQQRTDAMGNTLHVLAESISRLDHESKQINNITNVIKDIANQTNLLALNAAIEAARAGEQGRGFAVVADEVRSLAERTARATVEIETLLGSICDETAQAVERTTATASGAESSRQMVGDVNTRIAAMQQEMQGVLTQINEISAATREQSLATEQIAQVSERISQQVNTTDQALQQTRQTLAGINQMAGSLHGVVRRFKL
- a CDS encoding GTPase domain-containing protein; translation: MALPIFKIYLVGLFMPELIDVPAPGVGTAIRGGVILYKYRSDIQAYWKKLQVMLGLGRVNVVVTGRAGSGKSSLTSLWHGEANDLAWVSPVAASTDVEIKPISIGDWTKIVHVIPGQNSRERILGMEVAFASKSCAEGVVHVVDWGYTTIRTSASVSALMAEGVDTIDKLRSVNLQKELNEFSEVCERIRNAAISGGLPKWLVIVINKADLFFNDLAKAESYYSPHGNSAFSKILSEKLTGVIGAANIKIEVVAVSSLTKKYSWNGVEISPQIVDVDLHRSYLRSFFDTVAHVAR
- the gatB gene encoding Asp-tRNA(Asn)/Glu-tRNA(Gln) amidotransferase subunit GatB; its protein translation is MERHTMKWEVVIGLEVHTQLTTKSKIFSAASTTYGAEPNTQTAVVDIALPGALPVMNRAAAEKAIQFGLAIGAKINRKSIFARKNYFYPDLPKGYQISQFELPIVEGGAITIQVQPAKGDPYEKVINLTRAHLEEDAGKSVHEGFHGVSGIDLNRAGTPLLEIVSEPEMRSAAEAVAYAKALYSLVTWIGICDGNMSEGSFRCDVNVSVRPEGQKEFGTRREIKNLNSFKFIEQAIKYEVQWQIDEIESGRKIQQATILFNPDTGETRMMRSKEDAHDYRYFPDPDLPPLVISEEWIDRVRSELPELPVAMQARFATQYDLSEYDARMLTSSKDLAAYFEATVAAGADAKLAANWIMGDISATLNREEKTISDSPVSSDALAGLIRRISDNTINNKTAKDVLKKMWESGDAADVIIERDGLKQETDTGAIEAIVDAVLAANPKAIEEYRSGKEKALNALVGQVMKGSGGKANPGMALELLKKKVG
- a CDS encoding GNAT family N-acetyltransferase; translation: MQQTPGIAHYETLTTSAWPALASEYLDGWVLRFAQGYTKRANSVTPLWQGDLPMLQKLDYCELRYQQQGLPVVFKLTPASQSLDEALAVRGYQLVDPSSVQTRPLQAGDFAFDAAVQSSDTLSEAWFAQFVALNNVSAAHQSSARQMLGSYACPTQFATLYHEGKAVACALAVVQFNTVLLYDVVTLAGQRRQGYARRLVGHLLAWAQAQGAEKAVLQVVAANTPALALYAKLGFIEQYPYWYRRQPV